The following proteins are encoded in a genomic region of Gossypium hirsutum isolate 1008001.06 chromosome D05, Gossypium_hirsutum_v2.1, whole genome shotgun sequence:
- the LOC107902399 gene encoding uncharacterized protein — protein sequence MSTYGTRRLDTRLCGGHRRGARSDSSLMGSMPNLDTSETSGTPTAETGSQSCSAGIDALSHAILKIHPSCGRILVGGHIEDYERYHCTLEHQLKDAVPLLCNEVYQWWLTVDKGTQSNQITWDHFKSTFQSKYVRASFMDAHRLSNNYYKCIRFEECLRDNLRVLIASQREQVFAILVDKSRISKEVKRVERESRDRERGNNKMDSEPSSPISRPKKRVRSDWPPRVEVPVAPTVVQLCRNCGRHHLGKYLRRLGAFLRCGSMEHRIRDCPQHSNQVEVKEYRGKGVNQTEARQFALVYVTRPRKDKDTADVITSTLFIHTTPYIALINIVPTHSYIASSVFVNLGMSVKSTFGEITVYIQMVKEFLDVFPEELSGSCFEQFECNKEFVVYSDTSQVGLGCVLMEDGKVEEGSTTDFGLNNDGVLCFAGQVFVPNDSDLR from the exons ATGAGTACTTATGGAACACGTAGACTCGATACCCGTTTGTGCGGTGGGCACCGAAGAGGGGCTCGATCTGATTCATCCTTGATGGGTAGTATGCCTAATTTGGATACAAGCGAGACATCAGGTACACCTACtgctgagactgggtctcaaagttGCTCGGCTGGGATCGACGCATTGTCCCATGCCATACTCAAG ATTCACCCCAGCTGTGGCCGAATATTGGTAGGAGGCCACATAGAGGATTATGAACGATATCACTGCACCCTTGAGCATCAATTAAAAGATGCAGTACCATTGCTTTGCAATGAGGtatatcagtggtggttgacgGTTGATAAGGGTACTCAGTCAAATCAGATTACGTGGGATCATTTTAAGAGCACCTTCCAGAGTAAATATGTGAGGGCGAGTTTTATGGATGCTCATAGAC TATCAAATAACTATTATAAGTGTATCCGCTTCGAGGAATGCTTAAGAGATAATCTCAGGGTTCTGATAGCTTCGCAAAGGGAGCAGGTTTTTGCCATCTTAGTGGACAAGTCGAGAATTTCTAAGGAGGTTAAGCGTGTTGAGCGTGAAAGTAGGGATCGTGAGAGAGGTAACAATAAGATggattcagagccctctagtCCTATTTCAAGGCCTAAGAAACGGGTTAGATCTGATTGGCCTCCGAGGGTTGAGGTTCCTGTTGCTCCTACTGTGGTTCAGCTGTGTAGAAATTGTGGTAGGCATCATCTGGGCAAATATTTGAGGAGGTTAGGAGCTTTTTTGCGATGTGGGTCAATGGAGCACCGCATTAGGGATTGTCCACAGCATTCTAATCAG GTAGAGGTCAAAGAGTATCGGGGTAAAGGTGTTAATCAGACTGAAGCTAGACAGTTTGCACTAGTATATGTGACTAGACCTCGTAAGGACAAAGATACCGCGGATGTTATCACTAGTACGTTATTCATTCATACTACTCCCTATATTGCTTTGATAAATATAGTACCGACACACTCTTATATAGCTAGTTCTGTCTTTGTGAACTTGGGTATGTCTGTTAAGAGCACTTTTGGAGAGATTACTGTG TACATTCAAATGGTTAAGGAGTTTCTggatgtctttcctgaggagTTGTCAG GCTCCTGTTTTGAACAGTTTGAATGCAATAAGgagtttgtggtttatagtgacaCATCACAGGTTGGcttgggttgtgttctgatggAAGATGGTAAG GTTGAGGAAGGAAGTACTACTGATTTTGGATTGAACAATGATGGGGTTTTGTGTTTCGCAGGTCAAGTCTTTGTGCCTAACGACTCTGATTTGAGGTAA
- the LOC107904026 gene encoding uncharacterized protein, translating to MANFQMKKVQQCTHGKLWNSSSEALTLTDKKVWQGSHYADFPEIIEDGDASEFTHESVTDDADIHGSVAGLVYRRRDGTKWIVAWSNPQAENSKVYTDIQRQPVHWGQIKTNLEKRGKPKFKVTKFGYNASIEIDPVSRSPTMKASFELEA from the exons ATGGctaattttcaaatgaaaaaagTTCAACAATGCACACACGGCAAGCTGTGGAACTCTTCCAGCGAAGCTCTAACCTTGACCGACAAGAAAGTTTGGCAAGGCTCTCATTATGCGGATTTCCCAGAAATAATTGAAGATGGGGATGCGAGTGAGTTTACACATGAATCAGTGACTGATGATGCTGATATTCATGGTTCAGTTGCTGGTCTTGTGTACAGGCGACGTGACGGAACTAAGTGGATTGTTGCCTGGAGCAACCCACAAGCTGAGAACAGCAAG GTCTATACTGATATCCAGAGACAACCTGTTCACTGGGGGCAAATCAAAACCAACCTTGAGAAAAGaggaaaaccaaaatttaaagttACAAAGTTTGGTTACAATGCATCTATTGAAATTGATCCCGTGAGTCGTTCACCCACAATGAAGGCATCATTTGAGTTAGAGGCATAA